From one Sulfurimonas sp. HSL-3221 genomic stretch:
- a CDS encoding diacylglycerol kinase: MLNKPEYTLFKNTRYALSGLIEVIRNESSFKLQLLLFFGMGTFAWLLPISPLYSAILSISLFIPLLAELANSAVERVVDLVTLEYHELAKRAKDAGAALVFVSLVMTGAIWISTLLIAFYF; the protein is encoded by the coding sequence TTGCTCAATAAACCGGAATACACCCTCTTTAAAAATACGCGCTATGCCCTGAGCGGCCTCATCGAGGTGATTCGCAACGAGAGCTCTTTCAAACTGCAGCTGCTGCTCTTTTTCGGCATGGGCACCTTTGCCTGGCTGCTGCCGATCAGCCCGCTTTACAGCGCAATTTTGAGCATTTCTCTCTTTATCCCGCTCCTGGCGGAACTGGCCAACAGCGCGGTGGAGCGCGTCGTGGACCTGGTGACGCTCGAATACCATGAACTGGCCAAACGCGCCAAGGATGCGGGGGCGGCACTGGTGTTCGTTTCGCTCGTGATGACCGGCGCCATCTGGATCAGCACCCTGCTGATCGCTTTTTACTTCTGA
- the ppk2 gene encoding polyphosphate kinase 2, with product MQTYGLTPKQQDEALRIHAENLALAPYQAELIKLQQHIERNRLKMMVLFEGRDAAGKGTTIGSVSRFMNPKHYRIVALGKPTEEERSQWYFQRYIKHFPHFGELVLFDRSWYNRAMVEPVFGFCTPREHALFLKHVVPFEQALTEEGTLLVKLYFSVSKQKQALRFEQRRSDPLRRWKLSEIDMQAQSMWEQFTQMKYQMLTVTDHAAAPWHVIRSSDKHKARLETMKLLLRQVDYEGRDDSLILTPDPKVCFSGRQELNLMDQHGKGLTS from the coding sequence ATGCAAACGTACGGCCTGACACCGAAGCAGCAGGATGAAGCGCTTCGCATCCACGCGGAGAACCTGGCGCTCGCACCTTACCAGGCGGAACTGATCAAGCTTCAGCAGCATATCGAACGTAACCGGTTGAAGATGATGGTGCTTTTCGAGGGGCGTGACGCCGCGGGCAAAGGGACGACAATCGGCAGCGTCAGCCGTTTCATGAATCCGAAGCACTACCGCATCGTCGCCCTGGGTAAACCGACGGAGGAGGAGCGATCGCAGTGGTATTTCCAGCGCTACATCAAACACTTCCCCCATTTCGGGGAACTGGTCCTCTTTGACCGCAGCTGGTACAACCGGGCGATGGTCGAGCCGGTCTTCGGGTTCTGCACCCCGCGCGAACATGCGCTTTTCCTCAAGCACGTCGTGCCGTTCGAACAGGCGCTGACGGAGGAGGGGACGCTCCTCGTCAAACTCTATTTCAGCGTTAGTAAGCAGAAGCAGGCCCTGCGTTTCGAACAGCGCCGGAGTGATCCGCTGCGCCGCTGGAAACTCAGCGAGATCGACATGCAGGCGCAGAGCATGTGGGAGCAGTTCACGCAGATGAAGTACCAGATGCTGACCGTGACCGATCACGCGGCGGCTCCCTGGCACGTCATCCGATCCAGCGACAAGCACAAGGCGCGGCTCGAGACGATGAAGCTCCTGCTGCGGCAGGTCGATTATGAAGGGCGTGACGACAGCCTTATTCTCACACCGGACCCGAAGGTCTGCTTCTCCGGACGGCAGGAGTTGAACCTGATGGACCAGCACGGAAAAGGACTGACATCATGA
- a CDS encoding peptidase M42, which yields MSGTAFSEFLDTLKYLVRRPSVVGAEHPFFLTLKRELDELGIETTLYEGVLFAQGKRPEAGALSAHIDRHGLICTGPNEFQYAAFLTQNRADLIGNSVAEQTMNTISERFAGQAVQAYQPWSGTYIGLGNIEKAYICPRRNNLIFEVRGLEYLLPGTPVAYVDSLRMNDGMLSAQLDNVISAALILHLYRCGYEGTAFFTAQEEAGKSWRFVLEWYRRFDGETDRLLVLDTSPFPDRETADAQDLVLRYRDANASFNKAFTEEIAARCERLGIRYGFKDRYIEAQNAKLMASGGTAASLGSTEMGRLAAEGTLQGTTLQLPTTGYHTVSETVRTESVKKMLALLTDLYL from the coding sequence ATGAGCGGCACGGCGTTCAGCGAATTCCTCGACACCCTGAAGTACCTTGTCCGCCGCCCCTCCGTCGTCGGGGCGGAGCACCCCTTCTTTCTGACGCTTAAACGCGAACTCGATGAACTCGGGATTGAAACGACCCTTTATGAAGGGGTGCTTTTTGCGCAGGGCAAGCGGCCCGAAGCGGGAGCGCTGTCGGCGCACATCGACCGCCACGGTCTGATCTGTACGGGTCCGAACGAGTTCCAGTACGCGGCGTTCCTGACCCAGAACCGCGCGGACCTGATCGGCAATTCGGTGGCGGAACAGACGATGAATACGATCTCGGAGCGTTTTGCGGGGCAGGCGGTCCAGGCCTATCAGCCCTGGTCGGGTACATACATCGGGCTGGGCAATATCGAGAAGGCCTACATCTGCCCGAGGCGTAACAACCTGATCTTTGAGGTCAGGGGGCTGGAGTACCTGCTGCCGGGGACGCCGGTCGCCTATGTCGATTCGCTCCGGATGAACGACGGCATGCTCTCTGCCCAGCTTGACAACGTTATCAGCGCGGCGCTGATCCTGCACCTCTACCGCTGTGGGTACGAAGGTACAGCCTTTTTTACGGCACAGGAGGAGGCGGGCAAAAGCTGGCGTTTCGTGCTGGAGTGGTACCGCCGTTTCGACGGGGAGACCGACCGGCTCCTGGTCCTGGATACCAGTCCTTTCCCTGACCGCGAAACGGCCGATGCGCAGGACCTTGTGCTGCGCTACCGGGATGCGAACGCTTCTTTCAACAAGGCGTTTACGGAGGAGATCGCCGCGCGTTGCGAACGTCTCGGCATCCGCTATGGTTTCAAAGACCGCTATATCGAGGCGCAAAACGCCAAGCTGATGGCGTCGGGAGGAACGGCGGCGTCGCTGGGGAGTACGGAGATGGGGCGGCTGGCCGCGGAGGGGACGCTCCAGGGGACGACCCTGCAGCTGCCGACGACCGGGTATCATACCGTCTCGGAGACGGTCCGGACAGAATCCGTCAAGAAGATGCTAGCGCTGCTTACCGACCTCTATTTGTGA
- a CDS encoding UUP1 family membrane protein encodes MISSRFQVLMIAMLLAMAGLFVSWYKVVYLGVPVTPHDKRSVFTVTAEVDLEGTGSAASVSLRLPSQQPGMKILEREGEAGEFGMTTASMQDGELLHWTKRQFDDKSKLFYKVRVTPEPLYEPQERKDMWDTTPAYDDTQFWDASEQAAAAGILNFAREHSADGISLAAQLIDMFNTEMPTDAVKELLAKKNETTASLVMALLAREKVPFRKVRGIMLEDGQKKRRAVTLLEVKGTDETGYFSFKSGQITLPENFFVWSLGNRAMMTTKGIAKARLRFSVSEAKVAASMLSKREMLRQGNDFLNFSLYTLPSSQQNAFKQLLLIPIGALVVVIFRILIGIRTMGTFMPVLFALAFIQTTLLSGLAMFFVIVASGLIVRSYLSRLQLLLVARISAVIIVVISIMSIMSIISFKLGIDEVLKITFFPMIILSWTIERMSILWEESGAREALTQVGGSLIVAIAASFAMDNDFVRHLTFTFPELQLLVLAMVILIGRYTGYRLSELVRFAPMAGR; translated from the coding sequence GTGATATCGTCACGTTTTCAGGTATTGATGATCGCCATGCTGCTGGCGATGGCGGGGCTCTTCGTCTCCTGGTACAAGGTGGTGTACCTGGGTGTTCCTGTTACGCCCCATGACAAGCGATCCGTCTTTACGGTCACGGCGGAGGTGGACCTGGAAGGTACCGGCAGTGCCGCGTCGGTCTCGCTGCGCCTCCCGTCGCAGCAGCCGGGCATGAAGATCCTTGAGCGGGAGGGGGAGGCCGGCGAGTTCGGCATGACGACCGCCTCCATGCAGGACGGAGAACTGCTGCACTGGACGAAACGGCAGTTTGACGACAAGAGCAAGCTTTTTTATAAGGTAAGGGTCACGCCCGAGCCGCTCTACGAGCCCCAGGAACGCAAGGATATGTGGGACACGACCCCCGCATACGACGACACGCAGTTCTGGGATGCATCGGAACAAGCCGCGGCGGCGGGGATCCTCAACTTCGCCCGGGAGCATTCGGCCGATGGGATCTCCCTGGCGGCACAGCTAATCGATATGTTCAACACCGAAATGCCGACCGATGCGGTCAAAGAGCTCCTGGCGAAGAAGAACGAGACGACAGCTTCTCTGGTCATGGCACTGCTGGCACGGGAAAAGGTTCCCTTCCGCAAGGTGCGCGGCATTATGCTCGAGGACGGGCAGAAAAAACGGCGGGCCGTGACCCTGCTGGAGGTCAAAGGGACGGACGAGACGGGCTATTTCAGCTTCAAGTCGGGGCAGATCACGCTGCCGGAGAACTTCTTCGTCTGGTCGCTCGGCAACCGGGCAATGATGACGACCAAGGGGATTGCCAAAGCGCGGCTGCGCTTCTCGGTCAGCGAGGCGAAAGTGGCGGCCTCGATGCTCAGCAAGCGCGAAATGCTGCGGCAGGGGAACGATTTTCTGAACTTCTCGCTCTACACCCTGCCGAGCTCACAGCAAAACGCCTTCAAGCAGTTGCTGCTGATCCCGATCGGCGCGCTGGTGGTCGTCATCTTCCGTATCCTGATCGGGATCCGCACCATGGGGACCTTCATGCCCGTCCTGTTTGCCCTCGCCTTCATCCAGACGACGCTGCTCAGCGGCCTGGCGATGTTCTTCGTCATCGTCGCGAGCGGCCTGATCGTACGCAGCTACCTCTCCCGGCTCCAGCTGCTGCTGGTGGCGAGGATATCCGCCGTCATCATCGTCGTGATCAGCATCATGTCGATCATGAGTATCATCAGTTTCAAACTCGGTATCGACGAAGTGCTCAAGATCACCTTCTTCCCGATGATCATCCTCTCCTGGACGATCGAGCGGATGTCGATCCTCTGGGAGGAGAGCGGGGCGCGGGAAGCGCTGACCCAGGTCGGCGGTTCACTGATCGTAGCGATCGCCGCCTCTTTTGCGATGGATAACGACTTTGTGCGCCACCTGACATTCACCTTCCCCGAACTGCAGCTGCTCGTCCTGGCCATGGTCATCCTGATCGGCCGCTACACCGGCTACCGTCTTTCCGAACTGGTGCGTTTCGCACCGATGGCCGGGCGATGA
- a CDS encoding ATP-dependent zinc protease family protein has translation MKKRTFLAILCLVAFSALAAVETAAQQPPVVETPAEVSWSDEEADAGEIGTKQVIGKVEKVFVEPGGFVLDGRIDTGANTTSIGAEELQIINEDGQDWALFNVNGKPIRAKVVRFVKIKQHGAPSQRRAVVMLKLTLSDVTQAVEVTLTDRSNFKYKILIGVNFLHDHFIVDVSRKYIKELVETP, from the coding sequence TTGAAGAAACGGACCTTCCTGGCGATCTTATGTTTAGTGGCGTTCAGTGCGCTGGCGGCTGTGGAGACGGCCGCGCAGCAGCCCCCTGTCGTCGAAACACCGGCCGAAGTGAGCTGGAGCGACGAAGAGGCGGACGCGGGCGAGATCGGCACGAAACAGGTGATCGGGAAGGTGGAGAAGGTGTTTGTCGAACCGGGTGGCTTTGTCCTCGACGGCAGGATCGACACCGGTGCCAATACGACCTCCATCGGCGCAGAAGAGCTCCAGATCATCAATGAAGACGGCCAGGACTGGGCCCTGTTCAACGTGAACGGAAAACCGATCCGTGCCAAGGTCGTCCGTTTTGTCAAAATCAAGCAGCACGGCGCCCCCTCGCAGCGCCGGGCGGTTGTAATGCTCAAACTCACCCTCAGTGACGTGACCCAGGCGGTCGAGGTGACCCTGACCGACCGGAGCAACTTCAAATACAAGATCCTCATCGGGGTCAATTTCCTGCATGATCACTTCATCGTCGATGTCAGCCGAAAATATATCAAAGAGCTGGTGGAAACACCGTGA
- a CDS encoding succinylglutamate desuccinylase/aspartoacylase family protein: MFEIAGITVARGERKVIPIPLPALYSEKRIDMPVEVVRGKRKGPTLFVSATVHGDELNGIEIIRRLLQLPQLAKLRGTIVAVPVVNPYGLIQHSRYLPDRRDLNRSFPGMQKGSLASRVAKIFMDEIVDKSDAGIDLHTGAVHRSNFPQVRANLEDETTLAMAEAFRAPVLMHSALRDGSLREAAVEKGVPILLYEGGEALRYDELSIRTGLKGIVHVMRHLGMLPKTTYTPKKLPTVTVNSSKWLRSPQSGLMRSFKGPGSFVKEGELLAQIDVPLQQEVIEVYAEFDGIIIGRLETPLVYEGDAIFHIATKEKAHSISHLEALEALDESAVGEAMPSLLQDPPLI; encoded by the coding sequence ATGTTCGAGATAGCAGGTATTACCGTCGCCAGGGGGGAGCGCAAAGTCATTCCCATTCCCCTGCCCGCCCTCTACTCCGAAAAACGGATCGATATGCCGGTCGAGGTCGTACGGGGAAAGCGCAAGGGTCCGACCCTGTTTGTCAGTGCAACCGTGCACGGGGATGAACTCAACGGTATCGAGATCATCCGCCGCCTGCTGCAGCTCCCCCAGCTCGCCAAACTCCGCGGCACCATCGTGGCCGTCCCCGTCGTCAACCCCTACGGTCTGATCCAGCATTCGCGCTATCTCCCCGACCGACGCGATCTCAACCGCTCCTTCCCCGGCATGCAGAAAGGGAGTCTCGCCTCCAGGGTCGCTAAGATCTTCATGGACGAGATCGTCGACAAATCCGACGCGGGAATCGACCTGCATACCGGCGCCGTCCACCGCTCGAACTTCCCGCAGGTGCGGGCCAACCTTGAAGATGAGACGACGCTGGCAATGGCCGAGGCGTTCCGTGCGCCTGTCCTGATGCACTCCGCGCTGCGCGACGGTTCGCTGCGTGAAGCAGCCGTGGAAAAGGGTGTGCCTATTCTGCTCTACGAAGGGGGTGAGGCGCTGCGCTACGACGAGCTCTCCATCCGCACCGGGCTGAAGGGGATCGTCCACGTCATGCGCCATCTGGGTATGCTGCCGAAAACCACCTATACCCCCAAAAAGCTGCCGACCGTCACCGTCAACAGCAGCAAATGGCTCCGATCGCCCCAAAGCGGGCTGATGCGCAGTTTCAAAGGTCCGGGAAGTTTCGTCAAAGAGGGTGAACTGCTCGCGCAGATCGACGTGCCGCTGCAGCAGGAGGTGATCGAGGTGTATGCCGAATTTGACGGGATCATCATCGGACGGCTGGAGACGCCGCTGGTCTACGAAGGGGATGCAATCTTCCATATCGCCACCAAGGAAAAGGCCCACTCCATTTCCCACCTGGAGGCCCTGGAAGCCCTGGACGAAAGCGCCGTCGGCGAAGCGATGCCTTCCCTGTTGCAGGACCCGCCGCTGATATAG
- a CDS encoding 1-acyl-sn-glycerol-3-phosphate acyltransferase, whose product MRKGVLLLLWTVAALLVSLRYRVRAEGREHVPPSGPVLLLGNHVSWLDWLLVQIALRRRLLRYMMERAIYEWKALGWMFRLGRTIPVSPKASKQAFKEAISSLNAGEAVAIFPEGGISRRCEIEKFYRGFEIIASQSHGGEIVPFYIDGMCGSRWSYTRKSHTGPRRSLRRTVTVVFGAPMPLASSADSVRDAVMQLKDSIAQ is encoded by the coding sequence ATGCGCAAGGGCGTGCTGCTGCTGCTCTGGACGGTGGCCGCGCTACTGGTGTCGCTGCGCTACCGCGTCCGGGCCGAGGGACGGGAACACGTTCCGCCGTCCGGGCCTGTGCTGCTGCTGGGCAACCATGTCAGCTGGCTGGACTGGCTGCTGGTGCAGATCGCGCTGCGCCGCCGTCTGCTGCGCTACATGATGGAGCGCGCCATCTACGAGTGGAAAGCGCTGGGGTGGATGTTCCGGCTGGGACGGACGATCCCCGTCTCCCCCAAGGCGTCGAAGCAGGCGTTCAAAGAGGCGATATCATCGTTAAACGCAGGAGAAGCCGTGGCTATTTTTCCCGAAGGGGGCATCAGCCGGCGCTGCGAGATAGAAAAGTTTTATAGGGGATTTGAGATAATAGCGTCTCAGAGTCACGGGGGGGAAATCGTGCCGTTTTACATCGACGGGATGTGCGGCAGCCGATGGTCCTATACCCGAAAGAGCCATACCGGCCCGCGGCGTTCGCTGCGGCGCACGGTGACGGTCGTCTTCGGTGCCCCGATGCCCCTTGCCAGCAGCGCGGATTCGGTCCGCGACGCGGTCATGCAGTTAAAGGATTCGATTGCTCAATAA
- a CDS encoding cytochrome-c peroxidase — protein MKIGTFTGLGILLVLLGGCNESNKSGLDPQRVALGEAFFNDTNLSNTGNQACASCHDAGRAFSEARTATAQNDFGAVSIGDDNVSIGDRNAPSAMYAAFFPAFHFDDEAGEGEGSGGLWLGGQFHDGRAADLKAQAKGPFLNPVEMQMPDFSSVVARVRANPAYVTELEALYGDSVFDDDAVAYDAIGEAIATFEKSDVFAPFDSKYDRWLKGEADLTELERTGLEMFVRADKGNCAACHPNVGTGGTPALFTDATFDNLGVPVNEAVRSNPNNPLSAVADYRDLGLGGTTGDPSLDGAFKVATLRNIAVTGPYMHNGVFKTLKAVVHFYNTRDVTGALNPETGLPWRTPEVPETINIDELGNLGLSDEEEDAIVAFLKILTDARYESLL, from the coding sequence ATGAAAATAGGAACGTTTACGGGACTCGGAATCCTACTGGTGCTGCTCGGCGGCTGTAACGAATCGAACAAGAGCGGTCTCGATCCGCAGAGGGTAGCGCTCGGCGAGGCGTTTTTCAATGATACGAACCTCTCAAACACGGGGAATCAGGCCTGCGCCTCCTGCCATGACGCGGGACGCGCTTTCAGCGAAGCGCGTACGGCAACGGCTCAGAACGATTTCGGTGCCGTCTCCATCGGTGACGACAATGTTTCCATCGGCGACCGCAACGCGCCGTCCGCGATGTACGCGGCGTTCTTCCCGGCGTTTCATTTTGACGACGAGGCGGGCGAGGGCGAAGGGAGCGGCGGCCTCTGGCTGGGCGGCCAGTTCCACGACGGCCGGGCGGCAGACCTTAAAGCGCAGGCGAAGGGGCCGTTTTTGAACCCGGTCGAGATGCAGATGCCCGATTTCAGCAGTGTCGTGGCGCGGGTCAGGGCGAACCCTGCTTACGTCACGGAACTCGAAGCACTCTACGGCGACAGTGTCTTCGACGACGATGCCGTGGCCTACGACGCGATCGGGGAGGCTATCGCCACCTTTGAGAAGAGCGACGTCTTCGCACCCTTTGATTCGAAATACGACCGCTGGCTCAAAGGGGAGGCGGATCTTACCGAGCTGGAGCGTACGGGGCTGGAGATGTTCGTGCGCGCCGACAAAGGCAACTGCGCGGCCTGCCATCCCAACGTCGGGACGGGCGGCACGCCGGCCCTCTTTACAGATGCGACCTTCGACAACCTGGGGGTCCCCGTCAATGAAGCGGTCCGCAGCAACCCGAACAACCCGCTGAGCGCCGTGGCGGATTACCGCGACCTCGGTCTGGGGGGAACGACGGGCGATCCCTCCCTCGACGGCGCGTTCAAGGTGGCGACGCTGCGCAACATCGCGGTAACGGGACCCTACATGCATAACGGCGTCTTCAAGACCCTCAAAGCGGTGGTGCATTTCTACAATACCCGTGACGTGACCGGCGCGCTCAACCCGGAGACAGGACTGCCGTGGCGCACGCCGGAGGTGCCCGAAACGATCAACATCGACGAGCTCGGCAACCTGGGGCTGAGCGACGAGGAGGAGGATGCCATCGTCGCCTTCCTCAAAATCCTGACAGACGCCCGTTACGAATCGCTGCTGTAG
- a CDS encoding alpha-L-glutamate ligase-like protein yields the protein MKLVTFGALRRKGIIGMNYRNIELIGRYNPRKLYPMVDNKLMTKELATASGVPVTELYATIERQSQLRDLHNILAPYESFVVKPDYGSGGKGIVVITHREGDTFIKASGDALSLSDLRKHFSNVLSGLYSLGGRYDTAIIEKVVAFDPMFANYSFEGVPDIRIIVYRGYPVMAMMRCPTKESDGKANLHQGAVGVGLSLKDGSALSAVIHDRPVTHHPDTHHDFAHLQVPQWEAVLSMASSCYEMTGLGYLGADIVFDKNDGALLLELNARPGLAIQIANGMGLRGRLETVDRQKQTRDAHERVLYSMNYLE from the coding sequence ATGAAACTGGTGACCTTCGGTGCGCTGCGGCGCAAAGGCATCATCGGGATGAACTACCGCAATATCGAACTGATCGGCCGCTATAATCCCCGCAAACTCTACCCGATGGTCGATAACAAGCTGATGACAAAAGAGCTGGCCACCGCTTCGGGGGTACCGGTGACGGAACTGTATGCGACCATTGAACGCCAGTCCCAGCTGCGCGACCTTCATAACATCCTCGCCCCCTATGAGAGCTTTGTCGTCAAACCCGATTACGGCAGCGGCGGGAAGGGGATCGTCGTCATCACCCACCGCGAAGGCGATACCTTTATCAAAGCCAGTGGCGATGCGCTCTCACTGTCGGACCTGCGCAAACACTTCTCCAATGTCCTCAGCGGCCTTTACTCGCTGGGCGGCCGGTACGATACGGCGATCATCGAAAAAGTCGTCGCCTTCGACCCGATGTTTGCCAATTACAGTTTCGAAGGGGTGCCGGACATCCGCATCATCGTCTACCGGGGCTACCCGGTGATGGCGATGATGCGCTGTCCGACCAAGGAGAGCGACGGGAAAGCGAACCTGCACCAGGGGGCCGTCGGCGTCGGATTGAGCCTGAAAGACGGTTCGGCGCTTTCGGCGGTTATCCACGACCGCCCCGTCACGCATCACCCCGATACCCATCACGATTTCGCCCACCTTCAGGTCCCCCAGTGGGAAGCGGTGCTGTCGATGGCGTCATCGTGCTATGAGATGACGGGCCTGGGCTACCTGGGGGCCGACATCGTTTTTGACAAGAACGACGGTGCGCTGCTGTTGGAACTCAATGCCCGGCCGGGCCTGGCGATCCAGATCGCCAACGGCATGGGGCTTCGGGGGCGGCTGGAGACGGTGGACCGTCAAAAACAGACGCGGGATGCCCATGAGCGCGTGCTTTACAGCATGAACTATCTCGAATAA
- a CDS encoding DUF695 domain-containing protein yields the protein MNVTYTTTNEENIPVTIEANLDFEPQSDDTVWMLWSFAPLKSPNAAGGCSEEERRVLDAIKTELNDRLELRNGALYAGMRLQEGWAELYYYAAWSKGAEQQFRDLFKQHGYGQIEYGATRDTHHAFYHDVLVPDPFELQQAKSAEIIAELSAAGDDLSCERPVEHYLFFQTRTAMQRAAVALAEEGVRIETDLEEEGLYPHGLMYERTHACTPEVLEEVTRPLIETALEAHGHYLGWSTSLSGNEG from the coding sequence ATGAACGTTACCTACACGACGACGAATGAAGAAAATATCCCGGTCACGATCGAGGCGAACCTCGATTTTGAGCCCCAAAGCGACGATACGGTCTGGATGCTCTGGAGCTTTGCACCGCTCAAATCGCCGAACGCGGCGGGCGGGTGCAGCGAAGAGGAACGCCGTGTCCTCGATGCGATCAAGACGGAACTGAACGATCGGCTCGAACTGCGTAACGGCGCCCTGTATGCGGGCATGCGCCTGCAGGAGGGGTGGGCGGAGCTCTACTACTATGCCGCCTGGAGCAAGGGGGCGGAGCAGCAGTTCCGGGATCTTTTCAAGCAGCACGGCTACGGCCAGATAGAATACGGGGCGACCCGGGATACCCATCACGCCTTTTATCATGACGTTCTCGTACCCGATCCCTTTGAGCTTCAGCAGGCCAAAAGCGCCGAGATCATTGCGGAACTCTCAGCGGCCGGCGATGACCTCTCCTGTGAACGCCCGGTGGAGCATTACCTCTTTTTCCAGACGCGCACGGCGATGCAGCGCGCGGCGGTGGCTCTGGCCGAAGAGGGTGTGCGTATCGAGACGGACCTGGAAGAGGAGGGGCTCTATCCCCACGGACTTATGTACGAACGCACGCACGCCTGTACCCCCGAAGTGCTTGAGGAGGTCACCCGGCCGCTGATCGAAACCGCACTCGAGGCCCACGGACACTACCTGGGGTGGAGTACCTCGCTTTCCGGAAACGAGGGGTGA
- a CDS encoding ester cyclase, producing MSERVMEPRQLLEHYYAMWNDKDFSQADVLLDPDVRFRGSLGIEANGLAGFKDYAEMVTRAFPALYHAVEITVVENERAAAYVSYTGKHEGALFGHPASGNRVSFSGASFFHFRNGRIASINVLGDLNTLLSQLS from the coding sequence ATGAGTGAGCGCGTGATGGAACCGCGGCAGTTGCTCGAACACTATTATGCGATGTGGAATGATAAGGATTTCTCCCAGGCTGATGTGCTGTTGGACCCCGATGTCCGTTTCAGGGGATCGCTGGGAATCGAAGCGAACGGCCTGGCGGGCTTCAAAGACTATGCTGAGATGGTGACACGGGCGTTTCCGGCCCTTTACCACGCCGTCGAGATCACCGTCGTCGAAAATGAGAGGGCTGCTGCATACGTCTCCTATACGGGCAAGCATGAAGGTGCGCTTTTCGGGCATCCGGCTTCGGGCAACAGGGTCAGCTTCTCCGGCGCCTCTTTTTTCCATTTCCGTAACGGCAGGATCGCATCGATCAACGTGCTCGGCGACCTCAATACGCTGCTGTCACAGTTGTCATAG
- a CDS encoding ABC transporter permease: protein MKKQRGLTNYLLRRFLRFDREQPFIFLSAMLAFLGIMLGVMVLIIAMALMNGFDNEFKKKLTIMNYPLTIVPRFYGSVNSELLMQLEQEFPQLKFSPYVAASVIARSGSQLEGGYLFGVDFKAEREVNPVVAKGLETLPEGNFKVLVGEALLEAFALGEGDRLMYIFTQIEPGGLAVTPKLKRFVIAGSFDSGLSAYDKAYSYTDLHSLQTIMHLPDNVYDGIHIMTDDPQKVIEEVRSVLPEGVRIKGWWEDNVNFFAALELEKRSLFIVLMLIILIAAVNIISSLLMTVMNRRSEIALLISLGASPAQIKKLFLKLGVVIGIGGIVTGAILGLSGVWVLQTFDIITLPKHVYPTARLALDLSWQDFLSILGGAFAIVVLSSWYPAKKASEVDVLTVLRNE from the coding sequence TTGAAAAAGCAGCGCGGCCTGACGAACTACCTGTTGCGCCGCTTTCTGCGGTTTGACCGGGAGCAGCCCTTCATCTTCCTCTCCGCGATGCTCGCCTTCCTGGGCATCATGCTCGGCGTCATGGTCCTCATCATCGCCATGGCGCTGATGAACGGTTTCGACAACGAGTTCAAGAAAAAACTCACGATCATGAACTACCCGCTCACCATCGTGCCGCGCTTTTACGGCAGCGTGAACAGCGAGCTTTTGATGCAGCTCGAACAGGAGTTCCCGCAGCTGAAGTTCAGCCCCTATGTCGCCGCTTCCGTTATTGCCCGCAGCGGCTCGCAGCTGGAGGGGGGCTACCTCTTCGGGGTGGACTTCAAGGCCGAACGGGAGGTTAACCCGGTCGTTGCGAAGGGGCTCGAGACGCTGCCGGAAGGGAACTTCAAGGTCCTTGTCGGCGAAGCGCTGCTCGAAGCGTTTGCCCTCGGCGAAGGGGACCGGCTGATGTACATCTTCACCCAGATCGAACCGGGCGGGCTGGCGGTGACGCCGAAGCTCAAGCGTTTCGTCATCGCCGGCAGTTTCGATTCGGGTCTGAGCGCCTATGACAAGGCCTACAGCTACACCGATCTGCACTCGCTGCAGACGATCATGCACCTGCCCGATAACGTCTATGACGGCATCCACATTATGACCGACGATCCCCAGAAGGTGATAGAGGAGGTGCGTTCAGTCCTGCCCGAAGGCGTGCGCATCAAGGGGTGGTGGGAAGACAACGTCAACTTCTTCGCGGCGCTGGAGCTGGAAAAACGTTCGCTCTTCATCGTGCTGATGCTTATCATCCTGATCGCAGCCGTCAACATCATCTCTTCGCTGCTGATGACGGTGATGAATCGCCGCAGCGAGATCGCGCTGCTGATCTCCCTGGGGGCCTCCCCGGCGCAGATCAAGAAGCTCTTTTTGAAACTCGGTGTCGTCATCGGCATCGGGGGGATTGTTACCGGGGCCATTCTCGGGCTTTCGGGTGTATGGGTGCTGCAGACCTTCGACATCATCACGCTGCCCAAACACGTCTACCCGACGGCCCGCCTGGCGCTGGACCTCTCCTGGCAGGATTTCCTCTCCATCCTCGGCGGGGCCTTTGCCATCGTTGTACTCTCTTCGTGGTACCCGGCGAAGAAAGCGAGCGAGGTCGATGTCCTGACGGTGCTGCGCAACGAATAG